A genomic segment from Flavobacterium sp. 9R encodes:
- a CDS encoding PAS domain S-box protein, which translates to MGSGSSNQREEIEQLKKELLFYSSYDSFIKQNSDLFCTFDLQGKIISFSPSFLNLGYNNNQLEGVAFLQLITTADVEGTKSCIHSSKESGSTSTIISKVLDSSAQSSYYQWRFWFDSQSNLFHAYAFDVNEFQISKQECLATKLFFNDAQKLAKTGNWVFYFETEELTWSDELYAIFEIDKTTKDLYADYLSHLSLADLDLLNRKLDGIVKTQIPYEIEHEIHFPDKRKKWLYGTGMPIIDEENKIIGLKGIAQDITKKKEFELLIKAKEKVEKENQIKALEEKSNSKFRSYIENAPDGIFVTNEKGHFIEVNPAASKITGFSKEELLEMCTSDFTDPEAPERCYQALNEVKNLGSCKIDLQFIQKNGSLRWWSLDAIKLNNSAYLGFVKDITDRKKIEKEVQESEERYRVLVKQMVDAIVISTTDGRILSVNENACKISGYTEEELLTKSIYDFVSNDQVLIKPLQFEKLHKGLSVQSERKILLNENKVLYVELISKLLHDGTVLTIVRDITERKSAESLLIENEQFLLETQRIANIGTFSINLNTDVWTRSKLLDVIFGIQSSDDFNSYSWLSLVHPDHKEIMVKYITEEVLEKKQAFNKEYKIIRANDGEERWLHGNGSLKFDNEGKPSVLVGTIRDVTERKLLEIELIKAKEKAEEANKAKTEFLANMSHEIRTPLNGIIGFSDLLSATHLDKNQMEYMDIIHESAITLMGIINNILDFSKIEAGKLELNIEEVDLYELVHQTIHLFKFQAQQKQIDLTLTFQEEVPRYILADSLRLKQVLVNLINNALKFTSFGQINLDLKVVQVRNQFHTIQFSVKDTGIGIKPKNQEKIFQSFVQEDTTTSRQFGGTGLGLTISNQLLGLMKSELHLKSQQGEGSDFYFSITFEKINSLKMKTKEKTIEVEVQQELNGDNLSVLIVEDNSVNRFLAVTLIKRIIPNAAIIETKNGEEAIAAIDNQCFDLILMDIQMPIMNGYEAATEIRKIPKYKNVPIIALTAGILNGEREKCLEFGMNDYLSKPILAKDLQEMIQKWVLIKD; encoded by the coding sequence ATGGGGTCCGGTTCATCAAATCAACGAGAAGAAATTGAGCAATTAAAAAAAGAGCTTCTTTTTTACAGTTCTTATGATTCTTTTATCAAACAAAACAGTGATTTATTCTGCACTTTTGATCTTCAGGGAAAGATTATTTCATTCAGCCCAAGTTTTTTAAATTTAGGCTACAATAACAATCAATTAGAAGGTGTAGCTTTTCTTCAATTAATTACTACAGCAGATGTTGAGGGCACAAAAAGTTGTATTCATTCCTCAAAAGAATCGGGTAGTACTTCAACTATCATTAGTAAAGTTTTAGATAGTTCTGCACAATCGTCTTATTACCAATGGCGCTTTTGGTTTGATTCACAATCTAATTTATTTCACGCTTATGCATTTGACGTAAATGAATTTCAAATTAGTAAACAAGAATGTTTAGCTACGAAGTTATTTTTTAATGATGCCCAAAAGTTGGCCAAAACTGGAAATTGGGTTTTTTATTTTGAAACAGAAGAGTTGACATGGTCTGACGAATTGTATGCTATTTTTGAAATCGATAAAACTACAAAAGACCTATATGCAGATTATTTATCGCATTTGTCGTTGGCAGATTTGGATCTATTGAATAGGAAATTGGATGGTATTGTAAAGACCCAAATACCGTATGAAATTGAACACGAAATTCACTTTCCTGACAAGCGTAAGAAATGGCTTTATGGAACGGGTATGCCAATAATAGATGAAGAAAATAAGATTATTGGACTAAAAGGAATCGCTCAAGATATTACCAAAAAGAAAGAATTTGAATTACTTATCAAAGCAAAAGAAAAAGTAGAAAAGGAAAATCAAATCAAAGCTTTAGAAGAAAAAAGTAATAGCAAGTTTAGAAGTTACATCGAAAATGCGCCTGATGGTATTTTTGTTACCAACGAAAAAGGACATTTTATAGAAGTGAATCCTGCCGCAAGCAAAATAACTGGATTTTCTAAAGAAGAATTACTCGAAATGTGTACCTCTGATTTTACAGATCCAGAAGCACCTGAACGATGCTATCAAGCCTTAAATGAGGTAAAGAACTTAGGCAGTTGTAAAATCGATTTACAGTTTATCCAAAAAAACGGAAGTTTAAGATGGTGGTCGTTGGACGCCATAAAACTAAACAATTCTGCGTATTTAGGTTTTGTAAAAGACATTACTGATAGAAAGAAAATAGAAAAAGAAGTTCAAGAAAGTGAGGAGCGTTACAGAGTTTTGGTCAAACAAATGGTGGATGCTATTGTTATTTCGACTACTGATGGGCGAATCTTAAGTGTAAATGAGAACGCCTGTAAAATTTCTGGCTATACTGAAGAGGAATTACTGACTAAATCCATTTATGATTTTGTATCCAATGATCAGGTTTTAATAAAACCGCTGCAATTTGAAAAATTGCATAAGGGATTGTCAGTTCAATCTGAGCGAAAAATTCTGCTGAATGAAAATAAAGTGCTCTATGTCGAACTCATTTCTAAGTTGTTACACGATGGTACTGTGTTGACGATTGTACGAGACATCACAGAACGAAAAAGCGCTGAGTCCTTATTGATTGAAAATGAACAATTTTTACTTGAAACCCAACGTATAGCTAATATCGGAACCTTTAGTATCAATTTGAATACTGATGTTTGGACTCGCTCTAAGCTTTTGGATGTAATTTTTGGCATACAATCTTCAGATGATTTTAATTCTTATTCTTGGCTTTCTTTAGTGCACCCAGACCATAAGGAAATCATGGTGAAATACATCACTGAGGAAGTATTGGAAAAAAAGCAAGCTTTCAATAAAGAGTATAAAATCATAAGAGCCAATGATGGTGAGGAACGATGGTTGCACGGAAATGGTTCTTTAAAATTTGATAATGAAGGAAAGCCATCTGTTTTAGTAGGAACAATTCGTGATGTGACGGAAAGAAAGCTACTAGAAATAGAATTGATAAAAGCCAAAGAAAAAGCAGAAGAAGCAAATAAAGCAAAAACGGAATTCTTGGCCAATATGAGTCATGAAATACGTACACCTCTAAACGGAATTATTGGTTTTTCAGATTTATTATCGGCTACCCATCTCGATAAAAATCAGATGGAATACATGGACATTATTCATGAATCGGCTATTACATTGATGGGGATTATCAATAATATATTGGATTTTTCTAAAATCGAAGCTGGAAAGTTAGAACTGAATATCGAAGAAGTAGACTTGTATGAATTGGTGCATCAAACCATTCATTTGTTCAAATTTCAAGCCCAACAAAAACAAATTGATTTGACGCTAACTTTTCAAGAAGAAGTGCCAAGATACATTTTAGCAGACTCTTTGCGACTTAAACAAGTACTTGTTAACTTGATCAATAATGCATTAAAATTTACTTCATTTGGTCAAATTAATTTGGATTTGAAGGTGGTACAGGTTCGAAATCAATTCCATACGATTCAGTTTTCAGTAAAAGATACTGGAATTGGTATAAAACCAAAAAATCAAGAGAAAATATTTCAATCCTTCGTTCAAGAAGATACGACAACTTCTAGACAATTTGGAGGAACAGGTTTGGGATTGACAATCTCAAATCAATTGCTAGGATTAATGAAAAGCGAATTGCATCTGAAAAGCCAACAAGGTGAAGGAAGCGATTTTTATTTTTCTATTACCTTTGAAAAAATCAACTCATTAAAAATGAAAACCAAGGAAAAAACAATTGAAGTAGAAGTACAACAAGAATTGAATGGAGATAATCTCAGTGTTTTGATTGTTGAAGACAATTCGGTAAACCGCTTTTTAGCCGTTACTCTAATCAAAAGAATTATTCCAAATGCAGCGATTATTGAGACGAAAAACGGAGAAGAAGCTATTGCAGCTATAGACAATCAGTGCTTTGATCTAATTTTAATGGATATTCAAATGCCAATTATGAATGGGTACGAAGCAGCCACTGAAATCAGAAAAATTCCGAAATACAAAAATGTTCCTATTATCGCTCTAACCGCAGGAATTCTGAATGGGGAAAGAGAAAAGTGTTTAGAATTCGGAATGAACGATTATTTGTCAAAACCTATTCTTGCCAAAGATTTACAGGAGATGATTCAAAAATGGGTGTTGATTAAAGACTAA
- the cydB gene encoding cytochrome d ubiquinol oxidase subunit II, with the protein MEYFLGIDYPTLWYLVIGLLFSGYAILEGFDFGAGAWHLFFRKDLSRRIAINAIGPVWDANQVWLVIGGGALFAGFPVMYATMLSAMYVPFMIFLFFNVLRAAAIKFRSAEEMVWWRKTWDIVYSTSSIMIAFLLGVVLGNILQGFALGPNFSYKGGIFFSFLNPYAIMVGFTTLSLFMTQGAIYLLLKTEGTLHQRLTFLLRRGMIFFIVSFGITSLYTLIFIPGVTENFRSNPIYFAVPVISFLAVANVPRLVSKKQYMRALIFSSLTMSLLLILVALHLYPTLLISTINPEYSVTIYNAASSQKSLGIMLTIVAIGAPLLGAYFFFLYKTFNGKVKLDDTSY; encoded by the coding sequence ATGGAGTATTTTTTAGGCATAGATTATCCCACACTTTGGTATTTAGTCATTGGACTCTTGTTCTCAGGTTATGCGATTTTAGAAGGATTTGATTTTGGTGCAGGTGCTTGGCATTTGTTTTTTAGAAAAGACTTGAGTCGTCGTATTGCTATTAATGCCATTGGTCCAGTTTGGGATGCCAATCAGGTTTGGTTGGTTATTGGTGGTGGCGCGTTGTTTGCAGGCTTCCCTGTAATGTATGCAACTATGCTTTCTGCCATGTATGTGCCGTTTATGATATTTTTGTTTTTTAATGTGCTTCGTGCGGCTGCTATCAAGTTTAGAAGTGCAGAGGAAATGGTGTGGTGGCGCAAAACTTGGGATATAGTTTATAGCACTTCGAGTATAATGATTGCGTTTTTGTTGGGCGTTGTATTGGGTAATATTCTTCAAGGCTTTGCTTTGGGGCCTAATTTTAGTTACAAAGGAGGCATCTTTTTTTCCTTTCTTAATCCTTATGCGATTATGGTTGGATTTACTACCCTATCGCTTTTTATGACTCAAGGTGCGATATACTTATTATTAAAAACAGAAGGAACCTTACACCAACGTTTGACTTTCCTACTCCGAAGAGGCATGATTTTTTTCATTGTTAGTTTTGGAATCACTTCGCTATACACGCTAATATTTATTCCTGGTGTGACTGAGAATTTCAGAAGTAATCCTATTTATTTTGCGGTTCCTGTAATTTCTTTTTTGGCAGTAGCCAATGTACCAAGGCTTGTATCCAAAAAACAATATATGCGCGCTTTGATTTTCTCGTCTTTAACTATGTCGCTTTTACTGATTTTGGTTGCCTTGCATTTGTACCCTACACTATTGATTTCTACAATAAACCCTGAGTATAGTGTTACGATTTACAATGCTGCTTCTTCGCAAAAATCATTAGGAATTATGCTAACTATTGTGGCTATAGGTGCGCCATTATTGGGGGCTTACTTTTTCTTTTTGTATAAAACATTTAATGGCAAAGTAAAATTAGACGATACTAGTTATTAA
- a CDS encoding cytochrome ubiquinol oxidase subunit I, with the protein MDVEILARIQFAFTVAFHYIYPPLSIGIGLLIVLFESIYIKTGNKEYETLTRFWIKIFALTFGIGVATGIIMEFEFGTNWAVYSRYVGDIFGSALAAEGLFAFGLESTFLGVLLFGWNRVKPWVHLVSTIGVFLGSMFSAVWIVVANSWQQTPAGYHIVGEGLHARAEVTDFWAMVFNPSSVDRLIHTWQGAFLAGAFLVLSVHAYYLKKGRFVAISKKAFPIALGVATFFSFTQLLSGHSSADGVAVNQPAKLAAMEGHFEKNAPADLYLMGWVNKKDQTVTGIGIPGGLSFLVHQDFKAPIKGLNDFPEQDRPSQINAVFQFYHIMVAIGLFLIALTFYASFLWFKGKLFETKRLLTIFSYSVLLPQIANQVGWFTAEMGRQPWVVYGQLRTSQAFSQEVSANQIVFSLVLFTLVYSLLLVLFLYSVNKKVKHGPYDSSDAVLN; encoded by the coding sequence ATGGATGTTGAAATATTAGCTCGAATCCAGTTTGCTTTTACCGTTGCTTTTCATTATATCTATCCGCCTTTGAGCATAGGCATTGGATTGCTTATCGTACTTTTTGAAAGTATTTATATCAAAACTGGCAATAAAGAATACGAAACCCTTACTCGTTTTTGGATTAAAATTTTCGCTTTAACTTTCGGAATTGGTGTTGCCACAGGCATCATTATGGAATTTGAATTTGGCACCAACTGGGCAGTATATTCGCGTTATGTGGGTGACATTTTTGGTAGTGCACTTGCTGCTGAAGGTCTATTTGCTTTTGGGCTAGAAAGTACCTTTTTGGGTGTATTGCTCTTTGGTTGGAATCGCGTAAAACCTTGGGTGCATTTGGTTTCTACCATTGGTGTATTTTTAGGTTCTATGTTTTCGGCGGTTTGGATTGTTGTGGCTAATTCTTGGCAACAAACCCCAGCAGGCTATCATATCGTAGGTGAAGGCTTGCACGCTCGCGCTGAAGTAACCGATTTTTGGGCGATGGTTTTTAATCCTTCAAGTGTAGACCGATTGATACATACTTGGCAAGGTGCTTTTTTGGCAGGAGCGTTTTTAGTGTTGAGTGTTCATGCTTACTACTTGAAAAAAGGACGTTTTGTTGCCATTTCTAAAAAAGCCTTTCCGATTGCGTTGGGAGTGGCTACTTTCTTTTCTTTTACACAATTACTTTCTGGACACAGTTCTGCTGATGGAGTGGCCGTGAATCAACCAGCAAAACTAGCCGCTATGGAAGGTCATTTTGAAAAAAATGCTCCCGCAGATTTATACCTTATGGGGTGGGTGAATAAAAAAGACCAAACCGTAACAGGCATAGGTATTCCCGGTGGCTTATCGTTCTTGGTTCATCAGGATTTTAAAGCGCCTATCAAAGGTTTGAATGACTTTCCAGAACAAGACCGTCCTAGCCAAATCAATGCAGTGTTTCAATTTTACCATATTATGGTGGCTATTGGTTTGTTTTTGATTGCGCTTACTTTTTATGCCAGTTTCTTGTGGTTCAAAGGCAAATTGTTCGAGACCAAACGGCTATTGACTATTTTCTCTTATTCGGTGCTACTGCCTCAAATAGCCAATCAGGTGGGATGGTTTACGGCCGAAATGGGCAGACAGCCTTGGGTGGTATATGGTCAGTTAAGAACGAGTCAAGCTTTCTCTCAAGAAGTTTCGGCTAACCAAATTGTATTTTCATTGGTGCTTTTTACGCTAGTTTATTCTTTACTTTTGGTTTTGTTCCTTTATTCTGTCAATAAAAAAGTAAAACATGGTCCTTATGATTCATCCGACGCTGTTTTAAACTGA
- the trxA gene encoding thioredoxin, whose amino-acid sequence MNAFQQLIQKDQPVLVDFFATWCGPCQMLAPVLKQVKESLGERITIIKIDVDKNQAIAAQYQVRGVPTILLFQNGKQLWRQSGVVSKDELIKIIVEKSNS is encoded by the coding sequence ATGAATGCTTTTCAACAATTGATACAGAAAGACCAACCTGTTTTGGTTGACTTTTTCGCCACTTGGTGTGGTCCTTGCCAAATGCTCGCTCCTGTTCTAAAACAAGTAAAGGAAAGCCTTGGTGAACGTATCACAATTATCAAAATCGATGTGGACAAAAATCAAGCGATTGCGGCTCAGTACCAAGTACGCGGGGTGCCCACCATACTTTTGTTTCAAAACGGGAAACAATTGTGGAGACAATCTGGGGTGGTGAGCAAAGATGAATTGATCAAAATTATCGTTGAAAAAAGCAACTCATGA
- a CDS encoding methyltransferase domain-containing protein: MEGITCCVKSCEKPLDQSYWDLQYQSETTGWDLGTISPPIKAYVDQLKDTTISVLIPGCGNTYEAEYLLEKGFTNITVIDIAPTLVEKLKEKFKNTNAIRIIQGDFFEHKGSYDLILEQTFFCALPPQMRQKYVWKMHQLLSKNGKKAGLLFNRSFEVSPPFGGSKTEYEQLFSEAFHFKILETSYNSVTPRAQSELFFVFEKKPEVIVQCFALSGITCSNCTKTVLQKIGAIPEVINAQINSTFTDLIVMSTNEISLGQLKEVLAYEPEYSIALVD, encoded by the coding sequence ATGGAAGGTATTACTTGTTGTGTAAAGAGTTGCGAGAAACCATTAGACCAATCCTATTGGGATTTACAATACCAATCTGAAACTACAGGTTGGGATTTGGGAACGATTTCCCCACCAATCAAAGCGTATGTTGACCAATTGAAAGATACTACAATTTCGGTATTGATTCCGGGTTGTGGGAATACGTATGAAGCGGAATACCTTTTAGAAAAAGGGTTTACCAATATTACTGTGATTGATATTGCTCCTACGCTCGTTGAAAAATTAAAAGAAAAATTCAAAAATACTAATGCTATTCGTATCATTCAAGGGGATTTTTTTGAACATAAGGGTAGCTATGATTTGATTTTAGAACAAACTTTCTTTTGTGCTTTGCCTCCGCAAATGCGTCAAAAATACGTTTGGAAAATGCATCAATTGTTATCCAAAAATGGGAAAAAAGCGGGACTACTTTTTAATCGCAGTTTTGAGGTAAGTCCGCCTTTTGGTGGAAGCAAAACCGAATACGAACAGTTATTTTCAGAAGCTTTTCATTTTAAAATTCTAGAAACATCCTATAACTCGGTTACGCCAAGAGCGCAATCGGAATTGTTTTTTGTTTTTGAGAAAAAACCGGAAGTGATTGTGCAATGTTTCGCTTTGAGTGGCATCACTTGTTCGAATTGCACGAAAACAGTACTTCAGAAAATAGGTGCAATTCCAGAAGTAATTAATGCACAAATCAATAGTACTTTTACTGATTTGATTGTTATGAGTACCAACGAAATTTCTCTGGGACAATTGAAAGAAGTACTCGCTTATGAACCAGAGTACAGTATTGCGCTTGTTGATTAA
- a CDS encoding DUF2892 domain-containing protein has translation MKKNMGVTDKRIRVFIAVLLFALYYFKVIEGTLGMIGLGLALIFVITSFISFCPLYAPFGITTCKRK, from the coding sequence ATGAAAAAAAACATGGGTGTTACCGACAAAAGAATTCGAGTTTTTATAGCCGTCTTGCTTTTTGCTTTATACTATTTCAAAGTAATTGAGGGAACTTTGGGGATGATTGGATTAGGATTAGCTTTGATATTTGTGATAACGAGTTTTATTAGTTTTTGTCCGTTGTATGCTCCATTTGGAATTACAACTTGTAAAAGAAAATAA
- a CDS encoding rhodanese-like domain-containing protein, which translates to MQIEQIYTGCLAQGAYYITSNGEAAIIDPLREVQPYLDRLERDNVRLKYIFETHFHADFVSGHLDLSKSTNAPIVYGPTAKPEFEAIVATDNQIFEIGNIKIKVLHTPGHTMESTTYLLIDETGKEYAIFSGDTLFIGDVGRPDLAQKAAGMTQEQLAGTLFHSLRDKIMTLADDVIVYPAHGAGSACGKNMSKETVSTIGQQKATNYALRANMTEAEFIKEVTDGLLPPPAYFGMNVAMNKKGYESFEKVLHNGMQALSATDFERIADETGALVLDTRNSGDFYNAFIPQSINIGINGDFAPWVGAMIADVQQPLLLVTEKGREEETVTRLSRVGFDHILGHLEGGFESWTKANKEIDTIHRISAAEFEQKVNTDKDVIIDIRKESEYSAEHVAEAYNKPLSAINDWITTIDPKQHFFMHCAGGYRSMIAASILQARGFRNFTEIEGGFGAIAKTTVPKTDFVCQSKVLK; encoded by the coding sequence ATGCAAATAGAACAAATATATACAGGTTGTTTGGCTCAAGGAGCCTACTATATTACTTCAAATGGAGAAGCGGCTATAATTGACCCTTTGAGAGAAGTACAGCCGTATTTAGACCGTTTGGAACGAGATAACGTTCGCTTAAAATATATTTTTGAAACGCATTTCCATGCAGATTTCGTTTCGGGTCATTTGGATTTGAGCAAATCCACTAATGCTCCCATTGTATATGGCCCAACAGCAAAACCTGAATTTGAAGCTATTGTAGCTACAGATAATCAGATTTTTGAAATTGGAAACATCAAAATTAAAGTATTGCACACTCCAGGGCACACTATGGAAAGTACCACCTATTTGTTGATTGACGAAACAGGTAAAGAATATGCTATATTTTCTGGAGACACCTTATTTATTGGGGATGTAGGACGCCCTGATTTAGCACAAAAAGCCGCTGGAATGACACAGGAGCAATTGGCAGGAACATTATTTCATTCGTTAAGAGATAAAATCATGACACTAGCCGACGATGTAATTGTATATCCTGCGCACGGTGCTGGAAGTGCTTGTGGTAAGAACATGAGTAAAGAAACGGTTTCTACAATTGGACAACAAAAAGCTACCAATTACGCTTTGAGAGCCAACATGACCGAAGCCGAATTCATAAAAGAAGTAACCGACGGTTTGCTTCCTCCTCCAGCCTATTTTGGAATGAATGTGGCAATGAATAAAAAAGGCTACGAAAGTTTTGAAAAAGTTTTACATAACGGTATGCAAGCGCTCTCGGCAACTGATTTTGAAAGAATTGCCGATGAGACTGGCGCCTTGGTTTTAGATACACGCAATAGTGGTGATTTTTACAACGCTTTCATTCCACAATCTATTAATATTGGGATTAATGGTGATTTTGCCCCATGGGTAGGCGCTATGATTGCCGATGTGCAACAACCGCTTCTTTTGGTCACCGAGAAAGGACGTGAAGAAGAAACCGTAACCCGATTGAGCCGTGTAGGATTTGACCATATTTTAGGGCATCTTGAAGGTGGTTTTGAGTCATGGACAAAAGCGAATAAAGAAATTGACACCATCCATAGAATTTCAGCTGCTGAGTTCGAACAAAAGGTAAACACTGATAAAGATGTTATCATTGATATTAGAAAAGAAAGTGAATACAGCGCAGAACACGTAGCTGAAGCATATAATAAACCCTTATCCGCTATAAATGACTGGATAACCACTATTGACCCGAAACAACATTTCTTTATGCATTGTGCAGGTGGATATCGCAGTATGATTGCGGCTTCTATTTTGCAAGCGAGAGGGTTTAGAAATTTCACAGAAATTGAAGGCGGTTTTGGCGCTATAGCAAAAACAACAGTTCCTAAAACTGATTTTGTGTGCCAAAGCAAAGTGTTGAAATAA
- a CDS encoding sulfite exporter TauE/SafE family protein: MEYIGYFASIIIGLSLGLIGGGGSILTIPILVYLFKIDPELATSYSLFIVGLSALFGCYSHYKMGNLKIKAALYFAIPSVFSILIIREVIFPQIASTLFSIASFQVSKDFLIMIVFSVLMILAAVSMIRRKLPEIVSTSTNYVQLGVIGFVVGIITGFLGAGGGFLIIPALLFFANLPMKQAVGTSLLIIFINSAIGFGGDLYIGTPIDYTFLLTIAAMAFIGILIGIQLSKKIDGAKLKPLFGWFILVMGIYIITKEVFF, encoded by the coding sequence ATGGAATATATTGGTTACTTTGCTTCAATTATTATTGGTCTATCATTGGGACTCATTGGTGGTGGGGGTTCTATCTTGACGATTCCAATTTTGGTTTATTTATTCAAAATAGACCCAGAATTGGCCACTAGCTATTCCTTATTCATCGTTGGATTATCGGCTCTATTTGGTTGTTATAGTCATTACAAAATGGGGAATCTAAAAATAAAAGCCGCTTTATATTTTGCAATCCCTTCTGTATTTTCGATACTAATTATTAGAGAAGTTATTTTTCCGCAGATTGCTTCTACCCTATTTTCTATTGCTAGTTTTCAAGTATCGAAAGACTTTTTGATAATGATTGTCTTTTCGGTTTTGATGATATTAGCTGCTGTCTCAATGATAAGAAGAAAGTTGCCTGAAATTGTATCCACGTCTACCAATTATGTTCAATTGGGAGTTATTGGATTTGTCGTTGGAATCATTACTGGTTTCTTGGGTGCAGGTGGTGGTTTTTTAATTATTCCAGCCTTGCTCTTTTTTGCCAATTTACCAATGAAACAAGCTGTTGGCACATCACTTTTAATCATTTTTATCAATTCGGCTATTGGTTTTGGCGGCGATCTATACATCGGAACCCCAATCGACTATACTTTTTTACTCACGATAGCCGCCATGGCTTTTATCGGAATTCTAATTGGTATTCAGCTTTCTAAAAAAATTGACGGAGCCAAACTCAAACCTCTTTTCGGTTGGTTTATTTTGGTAATGGGGATTTATATCATTACCAAAGAAGTCTTTTTTTAG
- a CDS encoding Crp/Fnr family transcriptional regulator, with product MNPSIKQSFPSFSNTLIDAIDQNANEQFIPAGTVIMRTGQYIKNTMLVISGKIKIYREDEDGGEFFMYYLQPGQACALSMVCATRSEKSQIMAKVVEDAELISVPLALMDKWMMEHRSWYEFVVATYRNRFEEVLEVLDSVAFRAMDERLEFYLKRQVASCGCKDLKLSHQEIGMDLNTSREVISRLLKKMEQRGLVKLHRNHIEVLTK from the coding sequence ATGAACCCATCCATAAAACAATCTTTTCCCTCTTTTTCGAATACGCTAATCGATGCTATTGACCAAAATGCCAATGAACAATTTATTCCAGCTGGCACAGTTATTATGCGCACCGGACAGTACATCAAAAATACGATGCTAGTAATTAGCGGGAAGATTAAGATTTATCGTGAAGACGAAGATGGTGGAGAATTTTTTATGTATTATTTACAACCGGGTCAAGCTTGCGCACTCTCTATGGTATGTGCCACCAGAAGTGAAAAAAGCCAAATTATGGCCAAGGTGGTAGAAGATGCCGAATTGATTTCGGTGCCTTTAGCATTGATGGACAAATGGATGATGGAGCACCGTTCGTGGTATGAATTTGTAGTTGCTACGTACCGCAATCGTTTTGAAGAAGTCCTAGAAGTATTAGATAGTGTAGCATTTAGAGCCATGGACGAGCGTTTAGAATTTTATTTAAAACGTCAAGTAGCATCATGTGGTTGCAAAGATTTAAAATTATCCCATCAAGAAATTGGGATGGATTTAAATACTTCTCGAGAAGTGATTTCGAGACTCTTAAAAAAAATGGAACAAAGAGGTTTAGTAAAATTGCATCGCAACCATATCGAAGTTTTAACTAAGTAA
- a CDS encoding rhodanese-like domain-containing protein produces the protein MNLTQEDWIEQLEADSNAVILDVRTEDEYNDGIIASALNIDIHQGPAFISAIEALDKSKNYYVYCRSGARSAKACEIMNELGFENAYNLLGGILAWNGEIVAPD, from the coding sequence ATGAATTTAACACAAGAAGATTGGATTGAGCAATTAGAAGCCGATTCAAATGCAGTTATACTTGATGTAAGAACTGAAGACGAATACAATGATGGAATTATCGCATCTGCCTTAAATATTGATATTCACCAAGGTCCAGCGTTTATCTCAGCTATAGAAGCGTTGGATAAGTCTAAAAATTATTATGTGTACTGTCGTTCTGGTGCAAGAAGTGCAAAAGCTTGTGAAATCATGAATGAATTGGGTTTTGAAAATGCCTATAACTTATTAGGAGGTATTTTGGCCTGGAACGGTGAAATTGTAGCGCCAGACTAA